From Streptomyces cyaneogriseus subsp. noncyanogenus, the proteins below share one genomic window:
- a CDS encoding TetR/AcrR family transcriptional regulator, with product MTAGLSAHHQRLAQRKREAITAAATKLFLERGYDGTSLAKIAQEAVVSKSTLFKQFPTKAALFEAIVTEYWKSGPDPAAPATQPGDLRAGLSAIGRQYADLIGRPAMAALFRIVIAELPRFPELGRAQFELGKLPYFISVQHYLEAQHAAGTAVVPDAESATNQFLGMIANYVLWPRMLLADWSPAPADVGHAVDEAVTTMLARYGRSTADPQHS from the coding sequence ATGACCGCAGGACTCTCCGCGCACCATCAACGACTCGCTCAGCGCAAGCGCGAGGCGATCACCGCAGCGGCCACGAAACTGTTCCTTGAACGGGGTTATGACGGGACCTCGCTGGCGAAGATCGCGCAGGAAGCAGTCGTCTCGAAGTCCACGCTGTTCAAGCAGTTCCCCACCAAGGCGGCGCTCTTCGAAGCGATCGTCACCGAGTACTGGAAGAGTGGTCCGGACCCGGCGGCGCCTGCGACGCAGCCCGGTGACCTGCGCGCCGGCCTGAGCGCGATCGGCCGCCAGTACGCCGACCTGATCGGCCGGCCCGCGATGGCGGCCCTCTTCCGCATCGTCATCGCCGAACTGCCGCGCTTCCCGGAACTGGGACGGGCTCAGTTCGAGCTGGGCAAGCTGCCCTACTTCATCTCCGTCCAGCACTACCTGGAGGCCCAGCACGCCGCGGGCACCGCGGTGGTACCCGACGCGGAGAGCGCCACCAACCAGTTCCTCGGAATGATCGCCAACTACGTCCTGTGGCCGCGGATGCTGCTCGCCGACTGGAGCCCTGCACCTGCCGACGTCGGCCACGCCGTCGACGAGGCGGTCACGACGATGCTCGCCCGCTACGGCCGCAGCACCGCCGACCCGCAGCACTCCTGA
- a CDS encoding SDR family NAD(P)-dependent oxidoreductase: MTDTRPLALITGASSGIGHELARRFALHGYDLVVNAEDESLEPAAQDLRESGADVLAVRADLRTNEGRFLLLDALDGLTLDVAVLNAGVGQGGAFVDTDLADDQEVIDLNVTATVRLAKPLLRAMVARGAGRLAFTSSVAATMPGSFQSVYNASKAFVQSFAQALSEEVKGTGVTVTSFLPGPTDTHFFDRAGMADDTRIGTMKKDDPAQVAEQAFRAIVKGEKKAVTGSLKTKAQGLAGKVLPDGVKAAAHRRLAEPGTGAEKDSGRRE, translated from the coding sequence ATGACTGACACACGGCCACTCGCCCTGATCACCGGCGCGTCCAGCGGAATCGGCCACGAGCTGGCCCGGCGGTTCGCGCTGCACGGTTACGACCTCGTGGTGAACGCCGAGGACGAGTCCCTGGAGCCCGCTGCCCAGGATCTGCGGGAGTCGGGTGCCGACGTCCTCGCGGTGCGCGCGGATCTGCGGACCAACGAGGGACGATTCCTGCTCCTGGACGCGCTCGACGGCCTGACGCTCGATGTCGCGGTCCTCAACGCCGGAGTGGGCCAAGGCGGTGCCTTCGTGGACACCGACCTCGCCGACGATCAAGAGGTCATCGACCTCAACGTCACCGCGACCGTGCGGCTGGCCAAGCCGTTGCTGCGGGCCATGGTGGCGCGCGGGGCGGGCAGGCTCGCCTTCACCTCGTCCGTCGCCGCGACGATGCCGGGTTCCTTCCAGTCCGTCTACAACGCGTCCAAGGCGTTCGTGCAGTCGTTCGCCCAGGCACTGTCGGAGGAGGTGAAGGGCACCGGCGTGACGGTCACCTCTTTCCTGCCGGGCCCGACGGACACGCACTTCTTCGACCGGGCGGGCATGGCGGACGACACCCGGATCGGCACCATGAAGAAGGACGATCCCGCGCAGGTGGCCGAGCAGGCGTTCCGGGCGATCGTGAAGGGCGAGAAGAAAGCGGTGACCGGGTCGCTGAAGACCAAGGCGCAGGGCTTGGCCGGGAAGGTGCTGCCCGACGGAGTCAAGGCGGCGGCCCACCGGCGGCTGGCGGAACCGGGGACCGGGGCCGAAAAGGATTCCGGGCGGCGGGAGTGA
- a CDS encoding cytochrome P450, with product MSFAAHALYLWPEYKEGLRSGETGFATAFAHEVGRFYPFAPFLGGQAVTDPTWQGRHVPAGGLVLLEVYGQNHDERLWKDPYAFRPERFLDPPPGRDELIPGAEGTRAPDTAAPARPWRWASWRRSPSAWRPWPTGSHRRT from the coding sequence GTGTCCTTCGCCGCCCACGCCCTGTACCTCTGGCCGGAGTACAAGGAGGGGCTCCGGTCGGGCGAGACGGGGTTCGCCACGGCGTTCGCCCATGAAGTCGGCCGGTTCTACCCCTTCGCCCCCTTCCTCGGTGGCCAGGCCGTCACCGACCCGACCTGGCAGGGCCGCCACGTCCCGGCCGGCGGCCTGGTCCTGCTGGAGGTCTACGGCCAGAACCACGACGAGCGCCTGTGGAAGGACCCGTACGCCTTCCGCCCCGAGCGGTTCCTCGACCCCCCGCCCGGTCGGGACGAACTGATCCCCGGGGCGGAGGGGACCCGCGCACCGGACACCGCTGCCCCGGCGAGGCCATGGCGGTGGGCATCCTGGAGACGCTCGCCCAGCGCCTGGCGGCCCTGGCCTACCGGGTCCCACCGCAGGACCTGA
- a CDS encoding DUF3140 domain-containing protein, producing MRDDERKETWDEFRDLVNMSPAALEKWLASEESQSAGQHKDGGESTGHASGRRILDILRTKKGDLSDDDYEHMRKVVGYIRRHLAQRPSGDVRDTRWRYSLMNWGHDPLD from the coding sequence ATGCGGGACGACGAGCGGAAAGAGACCTGGGACGAGTTCCGTGATCTGGTGAACATGTCGCCGGCTGCACTGGAGAAGTGGCTGGCCTCCGAGGAGTCGCAGAGCGCCGGACAGCACAAGGACGGCGGCGAGTCCACCGGCCATGCCTCCGGCCGGCGCATCCTCGACATCCTGCGGACCAAGAAGGGCGACCTCTCGGACGACGACTACGAGCACATGCGGAAGGTCGTCGGCTACATCCGCCGGCACCTCGCTCAGCGGCCCTCGGGTGACGTCCGGGACACCCGGTGGCGGTATTCGCTGATGAACTGGGGCCACGACCCGCTGGACTGA
- a CDS encoding cation:proton antiporter — MTIGDAVFAWLGAGALLAAVLPRVVAGRPLSLPLVFLVGGMGVYLLPLPLPEIDPVDDRLMAEHITEICVIIALMGAGLALNRPVGRRRWATTWRLLGVTMPLTVVFTALTAWWLLDWPPAAALLLAAVLAPTDPVLASEVRVGEPTEDEHDEDEVRFALTSEAGLNDGLAFPLAYAAVALAAAAGGGWSADWIGGWALEDVAVKCAIGLLSGWLVGRLLGWLFFRPRSAVLRLSEHREGFVALGATFLAYGVTETLQGYGFLAVFVTACSIRSAERAHGFHNVLHDFVEQVERLFTAVLLFLLGAFIALGGLAALTWQGAVTGLVLLCVIRPLSGWAGLLGTRMRRSERWVTAAYGIRGIGSLYYLAYALGQHTFPVPARELWAVVTFTVLISVVLHGVTAGPVVSRLDRLRGTAPAHPEN, encoded by the coding sequence GTGACGATCGGCGACGCCGTGTTCGCGTGGCTGGGGGCGGGCGCGTTGCTCGCGGCGGTGCTGCCGCGGGTGGTGGCGGGCCGGCCGTTGTCGCTGCCGCTGGTCTTCCTGGTGGGCGGGATGGGGGTGTACCTGCTTCCGCTGCCGCTGCCCGAGATCGATCCGGTGGACGACCGGCTGATGGCGGAGCACATCACGGAGATCTGCGTGATCATCGCGCTGATGGGCGCCGGGCTGGCACTCAACCGGCCCGTCGGGCGGCGCCGATGGGCGACGACATGGCGGCTGCTGGGCGTCACGATGCCGCTCACCGTCGTGTTCACCGCCCTCACGGCCTGGTGGCTGCTGGACTGGCCGCCCGCCGCCGCGCTGCTGCTGGCCGCCGTCCTCGCACCGACCGACCCGGTGCTCGCCTCGGAGGTACGGGTGGGGGAGCCGACCGAGGACGAGCACGACGAGGACGAGGTGCGGTTCGCCCTCACCAGCGAAGCGGGCCTGAACGACGGTCTCGCCTTCCCGTTGGCCTATGCGGCGGTCGCGCTGGCGGCCGCGGCGGGCGGCGGCTGGTCGGCCGACTGGATCGGCGGATGGGCGCTGGAGGATGTCGCGGTCAAGTGCGCGATCGGTCTGCTGAGCGGATGGCTGGTCGGCCGGCTGCTGGGCTGGCTGTTCTTCCGGCCCCGCTCCGCGGTGCTGCGGCTCTCCGAACACCGGGAGGGTTTCGTCGCGCTGGGTGCCACCTTCCTGGCGTACGGGGTGACGGAGACGCTTCAGGGGTACGGCTTCCTCGCGGTGTTCGTCACCGCCTGTTCGATCCGGTCGGCGGAGCGCGCTCACGGCTTCCACAACGTCCTGCACGACTTCGTCGAGCAGGTCGAGCGGCTGTTCACCGCGGTCCTGCTCTTCCTGCTCGGCGCCTTCATCGCACTGGGCGGTCTGGCCGCGCTGACCTGGCAGGGAGCCGTCACCGGGCTGGTGCTGCTGTGCGTGATCCGGCCGCTGTCCGGGTGGGCCGGCCTCCTCGGGACGCGCATGCGGCGCAGCGAGCGCTGGGTGACCGCGGCCTACGGCATCCGCGGCATCGGCTCGCTCTACTACCTCGCCTACGCCCTGGGACAGCACACCTTCCCCGTACCGGCGCGAGAGCTGTGGGCGGTCGTGACGTTCACCGTGCTCATCTCGGTCGTCCTGCACGGTGTCACCGCCGGACCGGTCGTGTCCCGTCTCGACCGGCTGCGCGGTACCGCGCCCGCGCACCCGGAGAACTGA
- a CDS encoding winged helix-turn-helix transcriptional regulator: MTKRSFVCGLDAAISVMGGKWKGLILFSLGEEGPLRFGELRRAVPGISERILILQLREMEASGLVDRKVYHQVPPKVEYSLTDFGSSLNTALAPLGQWGEEHMERIEALP, translated from the coding sequence ATGACCAAGCGGTCCTTCGTCTGCGGGCTCGACGCCGCGATCAGCGTCATGGGCGGTAAATGGAAGGGGCTGATCCTTTTTTCGCTGGGCGAAGAGGGGCCGCTGCGTTTCGGGGAGTTGAGGCGGGCGGTGCCCGGAATCAGCGAAAGGATTCTGATCCTTCAGCTCCGGGAGATGGAGGCCAGCGGCCTGGTAGACAGGAAGGTCTACCACCAGGTTCCGCCCAAGGTGGAGTACTCGCTCACCGATTTCGGCAGCTCACTCAACACCGCACTCGCGCCGCTCGGACAATGGGGCGAGGAGCACATGGAACGCATCGAGGCCCTTCCCTAG
- a CDS encoding NAD(P)-dependent oxidoreductase — MTRDALTAVTVVGLGSMGRALAEAFADAGHPTTVWNRTPAKAAPLVARGAAHARTVEDAVEASPLIITCLTTFEDTRSALEPAAAALSGRALVTLNSGSPAGARAMAEWATGRGARFLAGAVKDVPAAVGAPDTLLYYSGDKAVFDEYETTLKVLGGDTVHLGDEPDLAALYEMAVGAMLLPALVGFFQGAAAVQARGLEASSMVRFAGKWLDMIKSLLPVYAEEIDSGDYTDAASSVNLFLAGVAHDMELTKEADVDTAWLAPLHGLVERAAAAGHGDHSISALTEMLRMPAQAVR, encoded by the coding sequence ATGACCAGGGACGCCCTTACGGCCGTGACCGTCGTCGGGCTGGGCTCGATGGGCCGGGCGCTGGCCGAAGCGTTCGCCGACGCGGGACACCCGACGACGGTGTGGAACCGGACGCCGGCCAAAGCCGCACCGCTGGTGGCCAGGGGCGCCGCCCACGCCCGGACGGTGGAGGACGCGGTCGAGGCAAGCCCTTTGATCATCACATGCCTGACCACATTCGAAGACACCCGCTCCGCGCTGGAGCCGGCCGCGGCGGCGCTGTCCGGGCGCGCCCTGGTCACCTTGAACAGCGGTTCGCCTGCCGGTGCCCGCGCCATGGCGGAGTGGGCGACCGGTCGTGGCGCCCGGTTCCTGGCCGGTGCGGTCAAGGACGTGCCCGCGGCTGTGGGAGCGCCGGACACGCTGCTGTACTACAGCGGAGACAAGGCGGTTTTCGACGAGTACGAGACGACGCTGAAGGTACTGGGCGGCGACACCGTTCATCTCGGTGACGAGCCCGACCTCGCCGCCCTGTACGAGATGGCCGTGGGCGCCATGCTGCTGCCCGCACTCGTCGGTTTCTTCCAGGGGGCCGCGGCCGTTCAGGCGCGTGGGCTGGAGGCGAGCAGCATGGTGCGGTTCGCCGGAAAGTGGCTGGACATGATCAAGTCTCTGCTGCCGGTCTACGCCGAGGAAATCGACAGCGGCGATTACACCGATGCCGCATCCTCCGTGAACCTCTTCCTCGCGGGCGTGGCCCACGACATGGAACTCACCAAGGAGGCCGACGTCGACACGGCCTGGCTCGCTCCGCTGCACGGCCTGGTGGAGCGGGCGGCTGCGGCGGGCCACGGCGACCACAGCATTTCGGCCCTGACCGAAATGCTCAGGATGCCGGCACAGGCCGTTCGGTGA
- a CDS encoding type II toxin-antitoxin system PemK/MazF family toxin, which translates to MQRGEVWWVQFDERRLVVLLSGDDASGFQVMQVVAPAGLDISGLGIEVTVGAGEGLPLEGVLRLAFPRPGFTPCTWLTTVSRADLTERAAVLSSRKLSEIDDALRLAEQAQERTPATTAKLSEIRDALRRGELG; encoded by the coding sequence GTGCAACGTGGCGAAGTCTGGTGGGTCCAGTTCGACGAGCGGAGGTTGGTCGTACTGCTGTCAGGAGACGACGCGTCCGGGTTCCAGGTGATGCAGGTCGTCGCTCCGGCGGGCCTCGATATCAGCGGTCTGGGCATCGAAGTGACGGTCGGCGCCGGTGAAGGGCTGCCGCTCGAAGGGGTGCTGCGGCTCGCCTTCCCGCGTCCAGGCTTCACCCCGTGCACGTGGCTGACCACCGTGTCCCGGGCCGACCTGACAGAGCGGGCGGCCGTGCTGTCCTCCAGGAAGCTCAGCGAGATCGACGATGCCCTCCGACTCGCTGAACAAGCACAGGAGCGGACCCCGGCAACGACCGCGAAGCTCAGCGAGATAAGGGACGCCCTCCGTCGCGGAGAACTCGGGTAG